Genomic DNA from Vanrija pseudolonga chromosome 3, complete sequence:
CCACCTTTCTCGCGGTTATGGGAGCTACCTATGGAGCGATTTGATTCCGCTATTTAGCAGGGCTGCAGATTTTGTAATGCGTCGATCGGAGAATTTGCTTTTTAGAAATGACGTCTTTGATAGGATTAGGGTGCCACCCGATTTCATTTACTGCCTTGGATCCAGAGTGACCCTGGTTTGCCTGGCTGGGCGCTGGGTGGGCCTCTTTGAGTCACTTGGTCGCATTCGGGAACGGCACAACGCCATCATTCAACCAGAGCAAGGTCTCGAAAGCCACATCATCAGCGTCACCTTGTCAATCTCCAACTCACTCTGGGCACATCGACGTCTAAGTGTTACACACTTGCTACTCTCAGCGTCGAGACTCGCAGACGCCTTGCTAcgcagacgccgccgctacAACGACTGCTCCGCCTAAACTCTCTCTCCCACTCCACGTGCGCTAGTGTGGAGAACTTGTCTCTCCACATTTCACTCCCTGTTCTCAGCACACACCACCCGGGCAGTGTAGACCACGAGCGCGACCCGGCTTGCATCCTCACACACACAAGCTGCATTAAGCACCATCGCCCAGCATGTAAGTTCATCGTGTCCGGGCCGAGGGCCGGCTCCACCTCTGCCCAccagccggcgcagcggcgccgagcacgttCTTCCCGTCATCGCCGACCGCTCACACGCCATCAGGAACTACGtgcagctcgagaagctcggcgagggAACGTATGCCACCGTGTACAAGGTTTGTGCTGCTACTCGACGTCTCTGACGCTGCAGGGCCGGTCCCGCACGACGTCTGAGATCGTTGCGCTCAAGGAGatccacctcgacgccgaggagggaaCTCCGTCTACGGCTATCCGCGAGATCAGCTTAATGAAGGGTGGGTTGGGGATGCTGCCTCTGGTCGCCGTCTAACCCGCACAGAGCTCAAGCACGTCAACATTGTTCGCCTCCACGACGTCATCCACACCGAGAGCAAGCTCGTTCTCATCTTCGAGGTGGGTCATCCGCGCCGCTCTGCCCCGAACCGCGAGCACTGACTCCCGCAGTACTGTGAGCAGGATTTGAAACGGTACATGGACACGCACGGCGATCGCGGTGCGCTCCCCTTGAACACGGTCAAGAACTTCACCTACCAGCTGCTCAGCGTAGGTAGTGGATCCCGCTTACCGCTGACGACGCCAGGGCATCTCCTTCTGCCACGCCAACCGTGTGCTCCACCGTGATTTGAAGCCCCAGAACCTGCTCATCAACCGCCGTGGCGAGCTCAAGATTGGTGACTTTGGTCTGGCCCGCGCCTTTGGCGTGCCCGTCAACACGTTCAGTAACGAGGTGTGTGATGATATTGAGAGAGAAGCACCCGCTGACAGTCAGGTCGTGACGCTGTGGTACCGTGCCCCCGACGTGCTCCTCGGATCAAGGACGTACAGCACCAGCATCGACATTTGGAGTGTGGGCTGCATGTGAGTGACGTGTGTCGTTCATGGCGTTACTGACGGGCTCAGCTTTGCCGAGATGATCACCGGATACCCCCTTTTCCGTGGCCGTGACAACAACGACCAGCTTGTCCAGATCATGAAGATTGTCGGCACGCCATCTGATGCCACGCTGCAACAGATCAAGATCAACTCTGTAGGTTGGGAGCCTCGGGCAGTGTGCTGACTCCAACAGCCTGAAATCCAGCTAAAGCAGCCTTTGAGCAAGCACCCCAAGCAGCCCCTGCACTCGATTGTGCCCAAGGCTCCACGAGACGGTAAGTATTTGGCCGCTGGGATCGCtcagctcacgccccagcgatcaacctcctcgagcacctcctccAGTTTGAGCCCAACCGCCGATACGACGCCCAGGAAGCGCTCAACCACCCGTACTTCACCTCGGCACCGATCCAGGCTCCCGCGATCCCTCCttccgtctcgtcgtcgacggcgtcccTTGCACTTCCCCCTCGCGTCGCTGCTCGTGCATCGCAGGCCTCAGCTGCCGTCCAGGCACAGCAGGTggccgcccagcagcaggcagctgCGGCTCAGGCTCAGGCTCAGGCGCACGTAcaggcccagcaggcccaggcgcaggcccagctcgctgcccagcagcagcagcagtatAACATGATGCTTGCACAGCAgcgtcagcagcagcagcagcagcagggctaCTATGGTAGGTGACATGAATTATAATGGATAAGGATGATTGCTCACAAGCCTAGCCGACCCCAATATCCAGGCCCAGGCAGCCGCACAGatgcagctcgcgcaggcgcaggctcAAGCCCAGGCCCAGGCTCAGGCTCAAGCCCaagcgcaggcgcaggcgcatGCTCAGGCTCAGGCGAGTATGGACCCAAACGTAAGGAGGGGACCGACGTGTGAACGGAGCTGACGatgcgcagcagcagggatACTACATGAACCCGAACGATGGAAGGTACTGATCGGCCCGAGTGGCCCGTACGCATATTTATGATCTTGGTGAACGAGCATGGGGCGGTGTGTTAGAGATTCCATAGTACTTGGACATGCAGCGGCATGGCACAGAGAGCAAAGCGCGGCACacagggcgcgcgcgcaggggGCGGTTGGTAGTCACCGACTTGGGTTTCTGCTAACAGATAATCGTGATACATGCTGTGGACGGGGTATGTACATGCGGACCTCAaagcgccgt
This window encodes:
- the PHO85 gene encoding Negative regulator of the PHO system, with protein sequence MTSLIGLGNYVQLEKLGEGTYATVYKGRSRTTSEIVALKEIHLDAEEGTPSTAIREISLMKELKHVNIVRLHDVIHTESKLVLIFEYCEQDLKRYMDTHGDRGALPLNTVKNFTYQLLSGISFCHANRVLHRDLKPQNLLINRRGELKIGDFGLARAFGVPVNTFSNEVVTLWYRAPDVLLGSRTYSTSIDIWSVGCIFAEMITGYPLFRGRDNNDQLVQIMKIVGTPSDATLQQIKINSPEIQLKQPLSKHPKQPLHSIVPKAPRDAINLLEHLLQFEPNRRYDAQEALNHPYFTSAPIQAPAIPPSVSSSTASLALPPRVAARASQASAAVQAQQVAAQQQAAAAQAQAQAHVQAQQAQAQAQLAAQQQQQYNMMLAQQRQQQQQQQGYYADPNIQAQAAAQMQLAQAQAQAQAQAQAQAQAQAQAHAQAQASMDPNQQGYYMNPNDGRY